TACGGCAACGAGTGCAATCTAGACCGTAAAAAACAGTACTTACAGATGATTCTTTCGAATAACACGTGTGCTTCGACTCCGGAACTGGAGCAGGCGGCAATTTCATTGCAGGAAATGCTCGACTTTAAGTCTCCGGATGGGCGCTCGGCAACGGAAATTTGTAGAGAGCAAATGCGATAGTTATTGCAATACGAGAAATAAAAAAGCCGACTTGAAGCCGGCTTTTTGTGTAATTGCTTGGACCTTTTATTCGTCGCGGGCGTCCGGGTTGAAACGCTTGACGGTCGCACCGATCTTAGCCATCTTAGCTTCGAAATCTTCGTAACCGCGGTCAAGGTGGTAAATACGGCTGATGGTCGTTTCGCCTTCGGCAATAAGGCCTGCGAGAACGAGAGCTGCACTGGCGCGGAGGTCAGAACCCATGATGTCAGCACCTTCGAGCGGGAGGCCGCCCTTGATGGTAGCCGTGTTGCCGTTCAGCTGGATGGAGGCTCCCAAGCGTTCGAGTTCGGCGACATGCTTGAAACGGTCGTTGTAAACCGTGTCTTGCACGAGGCTGTTCCCTGGAATGGAGAGGAGCGTTGCCATGAACGGAGCCTGCATATCGGTCGGGAATCCCGGGAACGGGAGCGTCACAAGGCTCATCGGCTTGAGTTCCTGCTGGCGGGCGTCAACTTCGGCCCAGTCGGCACCGACGTTCACCTTGCAGCCGATTTCGCGGAAAGCGTCGAGCGTAGAGGCGATGTGTTCCGGAATGATGCGAGTGACTTTCACGCGGCCGCGCGTGATGGCGGCGGCGCAGAGGAATGTGCCTGCTTCAATGCGGTCCGGGATGGTGACACCTGTACCCGGGCGGAGGGATTCGACGCCCTGGACGGTGAGGGTGCGCGTGCCGCGGCCCTGAATTTTAGCGCCCATGCTGGTGAGGAAGTCTATGAGGTTATCGATTTCGGGTTCGAGGGCGGCGTTCTGCAAGACGCTCACGCCCTTGGCAAGTGTTGCTGCCATCAAGACGTTGACTGTTGCACCGACGCTAGAAATCGGGAAGTTGAAGTTGCCACCGGGGAGGCGGCCTTCGCAAGTGGCTTCGACGTAACCGTGCGTGACGGTAATCTTTGCACCGAGCGCTTCGAGACCTTTGAGGTGGAGGTCCACAGGGCGCGGGCCCCAGGCGCATCCGCCGGGGAGCGAGACTCGGCAACGTCCGAATCTGGCGACGAGAGGGCCGAGCACGTAGAAGCTTGCGCGCATGGTTTTCACGAGTTCATACGGCGCTTCGAGGTGGTCTACACCGCGAGTATCGATTTTTAAAACGTGGCTTCCGCCATTGATGTGGCAACCAATCACGCGGAGCACATCGGACATGGTCTTCATGTCTTTCAAGTGCGGAACGTTTGTGATTTCAGAAACGCCATCGGCGAGGAGCGCTGCGGCCATCACGGCAAGTACGGCGTTCTTTGCGCCAGAAATTTCAACTTCACCATTGACAGGTGCTTTAACTTGCGGAACGATAAACTGATCCATATAAATTAAACCTCTTTCTTTTCTTTTTGCTCGATGGCATTATGAACGACACGAGTCTGTGCGATAAAGTCGTGTAGCGCTCTCTTTTGCGGATCGATAAGGACAATCAGGTAACCCAGACCATAAAAAATGAGTGTCGCTTGCGTGACGATGCTTGCCACAAAGCGGAAAATCGAGAAAGCCCATGAAAGCTTTTCGCCATTTGCCATTTCGACATGAATGCGCATGAGCTTTTTACCCGGCGTGGCGCCCCAAACTGCATGGAATACAATAAAGTAAATTGCCTGTACAACGCTCCAAATCGTAAAGAATGTAGACATTCCGGGGAGTTCGAGTGCTTTGGATACAAGTTCTGTGGAGGTGGGGTTTTCGATGTACTGATTTGCGATTTCGGAGGCGGCACTTAAGTCCAGCATGCCTGCCAAGCTTATAATGTAAAGGAAAATCGCACCGACCACAGAAAGAATTAAGTTGTCTATAATAAAGGCGTTCGCGCGTACAAAAAATCCTGCAAATCGCTTGCGCTGCATTCTGCCTTGCAATAACGTTTCAATCGTCTGCTTGAGAAGCTCTTCTTCGGTCGGCTCCGGGGGCTCACTTGCTTCAGGGAAATCTTTCCATGCTTTCCAATTCGTTTCGCCTGAGTGCCAGACTAAAGTTTCGTCTTTTATCTTGCCTTCGTTGACAAAATCTCTAATTTCATCGATAGAATAAGGACCTTGACGCCTATCCCCGTCGGTGATTGATGTATCGATATAAAACCATTTCATGTTGTGGAATAATTTAGTAAAAAGTTCGCAAGCCGAATTTTCGAAAAAATCCTAAATTTACAGGTTATGATGATGTTTAAAATTGGTCAGCGCTACGTTAGCCAAGCCGAACCTACCCTGGGGCTTGGTATTGTATCTGAAGTTCAGGGCCGTACTGTTAAAATTTTGTTCCCGTCTATCGGTCAAGCTCGTATTTACAGGACCGATGAAGCTCCGATTGAACGTTTTGTTTTGCAAGTGGGTGAAACCGTCAAGAGCGAAAAAGGTGTCTCCTTTGTGGTGGACTCTGTTCGCGAAGACGCGGGTATTATGGTTTATGTCGGGCGTAATGGCAAAGAGATGAAGGAATCCGAGCTGAGCGCGAAGATTTCGACCGCTCGACCGGCAGTGCTGTTTAAGGCCTTGGCGGATGACGAAGTTTGCTCGTCACGTGATTTTTTGCGTCATGAAGATGCGATGGAAATGTATTACAAGTGGATTTCTTCGCCGGTTCGTGGCATGATTGGCCCGCGTGTGAACATGATCCCGCATCAGTATTACCTTTGCTACCGTGCCTGCTCTAGCTCGACGCTCCCGAGGCTTATGCTTTCGGACGAAGTGGGTTTGGGCAAGACGATTGAAGCGGGCATGATTTGGCATGCTCTCAAGTCGAGAGGCCGCATCCAGCGTACGCTCGTGATTGTCCCGGAAACGCTGAAGCACCAGTGGATGATTGAAATGAAGCGCCGTTTCAACCAGCTCTTTACGCTGGTGGACGAAGGCTACATCCGTGGTTTGTTTGTGGGGGTCGCCAAAGACGAGACGAAGCCCAATCCGTTCATGCAGAGTAACGACATCATTGTGTCCATCGACTTTTTGATGGCTCAGCCTGCATTGATTGAAGACCTCTTGAAGACGAACTGGGATATGACCATCATCGATGAAGCACACCATCTGGTGTGCGAGGATGGTTTTACGAGCCACGAGTACATGCTCGCAAATAGGGTGATTGGTCGCTCTAAGGGCGTGTTGCTTTTGACCGGTACGCCCTTGCAGCTCCATCCGGAATCGCAGTTCAACCGTCTCAAGATGCTCGACCCGGTGCGCTTTGCAGACTATAACGATTTTATCAAGGACCAGGAAGCTTACCTCAAGCTTGTGCGAGATTTAAATAAGCTCCCGACCGACCCGAACCACCACATGAGCTGGGACGACTTGTACGAATGCGTCCCGAAGAACTCGCAAATTCGCCCGTGGCTGGAACAGGAAAATTCAAAGTCCATGACCGCTGGCGAATGGATGCGCCGCATTGTCGATGGTATGGGTACGGGTTCTGTGGTGTTCCGCAATACGCGTAAGGGCGTGGGCGGATTCCCGAAGCGTGTGCTCGATGAAATTCCGCTTGAACCGAATCCGGCTTACCGTGAAATGGTGGATGTTGCGGCCGACCGCGACTTGGAAGCATCGACCGACATTCAGGAAAATGGCCTCCTCTGCACGAGGTTCTCCGACGCATGGGCGATGGACGAACGCTTTGTGTGGCTCAAGGGATTCCTCAAGGAATACAAGAACGAAAAGGTTTTGCTGATTTGCGAATCCATCCAGGTGGTGCAGGCGCTTGAAACTTTGCTCCTCGAATTTTTGGGTGAAGGTGCGTTTGTGATGTTCCACGAAGATATGAGCATCATGGCGCGCGACAAGGCTGCGGCAAACTTCAGCAAGCCTGATGGTGCTAACTTGCTCATCGCTTCTGAAATTGGTTCTGAAGGCCGTAACTTCCAGTTTTCGCATCACTTGGTCTTGTTCGACTTGCCGCTTGATGCCGCTCTTGTGGAACAGCGTATTGGCCGCTTGGACCGCATTGGTCAGGATAAGGACATCATCATCCACGTGCCGTACGTGAAGGGCTCTGGCCAGGAAGTGATGTTCCGCTGGTATAACGAAGGTTTGAATTCGTTTGGCGCTCCGCTCATGAGCGGTGGTGAACTCTTCCTCAAGTACACGGAATCCTTGATTGAAGCTTTGGCAACGCCGCGCGCTAGCCTTGAAAACTTTGTAAAGAACGTCATCCCGCAGGTCAAGAAAGACTGCGAACAGATGCGTAAGCATATCGAAAACGGTCGTGACCGCTTGCTGGAATTCAACTCCCGCAATCCCGAGAAGGCCAAGGAAATCACGGATGAAATTCGTGAACTTGATGCCGAGCCGGAACTCAAGAATCTCGTGTTCGATTCCTTGATGAATCGCGGACTCGATGTTGAAAAGAGCTCTGTGCAGGATTGCTTCCTCATTACGATGGGACCGCAGGTTGAAGCGGGTTCTGTGCCGGGCATGCCTGATTTGGCAATGGCTGCGGCGAGTGCTGGCGGTGGCCGCGTGAATAGCCAGACGGATCTCTGTGGCGAAGGCGGTGGAGATGGCGACGGCGATGGTCGCGTGAGCGGTGGCACTTGCATGACGGTCACGTTCGATCGCGATGTCGCGATGACGCATGACGATATTGAATTTATCAGCTTGGACCACCCGCTTGCTCAGGGCGTGTTCGATTACGAAACGAGCTTTGGCCGTGGAACAGTGTCTTGCGCCATTTGGCCGAACTCCGGTTTGCGCGGACTCATGATGCAGTACAACTTTGCTGTGGAACTTCCAGTGTCCGAAGAATGGGGCTGCGCCGATATCGCAGGGCCGAAGTATTTCAAGGTGCTCGTGAATGCGAAGGGCGAAAACATGTCCGGGTATTTCGATGCACTTTCGAATGCGGCGCTCAAGGATGTGGGCGTTCCGCAGGGCAATGCGGCTGTCGATATGACGCTCCGTTACTTTGCTAAGGATGGACTTGCGAAGGCTCGCTTGATTGTTTCTGAACAGGCAAAGAAGTATGCCGAAGAAGCGGCAAATGCCGTGGAAGCCCGTTCGGAACAGGAATACCAGCGCATGAACCATTTGCTTTCGATGCGTGGCAAGGCCGGTACGAGCGAAGCTTTGAAGCAGCTCCGCAAGAACGTGCAGGAACGCAAGAAGATTGTGGCTAACCCGCAACTCCGCCTCGATGCCATTCGCCTGGTGGTGTGCAAGTAAACTATTGACTAATAACTAACGACTGAAAAATGAGTGAATTAAGAAAGAACATTTTAGATGAAGCTCGCCGCGTGGTGGTGAAGATTGGATCTCGCATTCTCGTGGATTCCGAGCGTGGTGGCGTTCGTACGCGTTACATCCAGAAACTCGCGGATTCCGTGGCACGCTTGATGGATGCTGGCAAGGAAGTCGTCATTGTCACGAGTGGCGCTGTGGGTACTGGCATGGCGGAACTTGGCTACAAGCAGAAGCCGACTGTGCTTGCCGAAAAGCAGGCTTGCGCTGCCGTGGGCCAGATTGACCTTATGTACGCTTATCGCGAAATGTTCCGCTGGGTGCAACTCTCCGTCGGTCAGATTCTCTTGTCTGCAGAAGACTTCCGTGATCGTGCGCGTTACAAGAATTTGCAGAACACCATCAAGGCCATGCTTGCTCGTAAGATTGTTCCGATTATTAACGAGAACGACTCCTTGGCTGTCGCCGAAATCAAGGTGGGCGATAACGACAAGCTCTCGAGCGATGTGGCGTTGTTCCTTGATGCAGACTTGCTCCTCATCTTTACGGATGAAGATGGCTTGTTCGATGACAATCCGAAGAAGAATCCGAACGCTCGCTTGTTGAACTTTGTTCCTGAAATCACGCCTGCGATTTTGGCATTGGCCGGAAAGCCCGGCGAGGCCGGGTCCGCCGTCAGTACCGGCGGTATGAGGAGCAAGCTCGAAGCCATTCGCAATGTGACGAAGAGCGGCGCGAATGCATTCCTCGCTAGCGGTATGAAGGTACTCCCGCATCAGGTGTTCTTTGAAAATGCAACAGGTACGTTGTTTGCGGGTTCCAAGAAAAAGCTCAATAGCCGCCAGCGCTGGCTGAGTTTCATTACGACGCCGCGTGGAAGCGTGATTGTCGATGAAGGTGGCGTGAAGGCTTTGCGTGAAAATCATTCGAGTTTGTTGCCGGTTGGCGTGATTGCGGTACAGAAGCATTTCGACAAGGGTGACTTGATTGAAGTCCAGGATGAAAAGAAGAATCCTGTGGCTCGCGGTGTCGCTGGTTTTGATAGCGAAACGCTTAAGCTTGTGCTCCGCAAGAAGACTGCCCAAGTGCACGAAATCTTGGGCAAGAATGTTCCGGATGAACTTATCCACAAGAACGACTTGGTTGTATTCTAACTAGGTGACTTTAGACCGCTTTAGACAAAAGGATCAAACGTATGGCTGAAGATCAGAATGTCGAAGAATTGGCCGAAGAATCGGCGGAACTCCCGAAAGTTGAAAGTAGGGAAGACCTGGCTCGCATTATACAGGCGCTTGTGTTTGCGTCTCCGGATGTCGTGACGCTCAAGAAGCTTCGCGAAATTCTTGGCGATTTTTTGGATGCTCGTTCTGTGGCGGATGCGCTCATTACCGCGAACGATTCTTTGAATAAAATTCAGTCTCCGTTTGAAATTGTGGAACAGGCGGGCGGTTACCGCTTTAGAACACGTGCAAAGTATTATCCGTGGGTGCGCAAGCTCTTCCCGGAAGCAAACGCAAGACGCCTTTCGCAGGCGGCACTTGAAACGCTTGCCGTGATTGCGTACCAGCAGCCGATTACGAAGGCCGCGATTGAACAGGTTCGTGGCGTTTCGTCTGCGGATGGTCCGATCCGTAATTTGCTTGACAAGGGCTTTATTACTTTGGGCGCAAGAGCAGAAACTGTTGGTAACCCTTATACTTACGTGACCACGCAGGAATTTTTGAAATACTTTGGTATCAATCGCATTCCGGAAGATTTGCCGCGTTTGCGCGAATTCAGTGAACTTTTGGAAGCGGGCGCTTTGGTGCCGCAGTACTCCAAGCCTGATAACGCTCCGGAAGAACCGACTCCGCTTGAAGAATCGACAGACCAGATTGAATTGTCTATGGGAGATGCTTAATGGCCGTTACTCCGTTGATGCAGCAATATTACGAAATCAAGAAAGAAAATCCTGGCTGCATTTTGTTTTTCCGCATGGGCGACTTCTTTGAACTTTTTGAAGATGACGCTGTAATCGCCTCGAAAATTTTAGGTTTAACGCTCACGAGCCGCAATAACGGCGCCTCCGGTGCAACGCCTTTGTGCGGGTTCCCGCACCACGCTGCCGAACGCTATGTGCCAAAGATGGTGGCCGCAGGCTACCGCATCGCCATTTGCGAACAGGTCGAAGACCCGAAACTCGCGAAGGGCATTGTCAAGCGCGACATTGTTGAAATCATCAGCGCCGGCACGGCGATGAACGAAGAAAACCTCAATGCGAAAGAGGCAAATTACCTTTGCGCTTATGTGCCTGCGACAAGTGATGATGGCAAGGGCGGAAACGGGGATGTGGCTGCGTTTGCGATTGCCGATGTGACGACGGGTTACTTGGCGACGTGCCGTAGCAGTGTGCAGGCTTTCGAATGTGAATTCAGCCGCCGCATGCCCAAGGAAATCGTGATTCCCGAAGGGACGACGATTCCATCTGCGATTATGGACTTGATTAAGGCGGAAAACGTCTTGGTCACTGAACTCCCTGCTATTTTGTTTGCAGAAGACCAAGCAAAGGATGTGCTGTTTACGCACTTCAAGGTTGAAGCGCTTGATGGCCTTGGCTTGGATGGTCGTGTTTTTGAAACGTCCGTGACGGGCGCTTTGCTCCAGTATTTGATCAACCAGAAAAAGTCCGAACTGTCGCACTTTACGACGCTCGAGATTTTGAATCTGGACGATTACATGACGCTCGACCCGAGCACGCTCCGCAATTTGGAACTCGTGCGTCCGCTGAATGCTGACGATTATTCCAGCACGCTTTGCTCGGTGCTCGATTTTACGGTGACGGCGATGGGTGGGCGTACGCTCAAGGACTGGGTGAGCCATCCGTTGATTGCTGTGGACCGCATCCGCGAACGCGAAGAAGCGGTGGGCGAGCTTGTCCAGAATCCTGTGGCGCTTGACGAACTCAAGGAATCGCTCACGTCGATTCTTGATATGGAACGCTTGATGGGCCGCGTCGGTAGCGGTCGTGCAAATGCGCGTGACCTCGCGGGAATGGGACGTTCTCTTTCGCAGGCATCAAAGGTCGCTGACGTTTTGGAAGGCTTGCATGCGCCGCTTTTTGAAGGGCTGCGTGAAACGCTGAACGCGGCAAAGGGCCGTGGCGAAGACTTGCTCAAGTACTTCAATGATGACTTGCCGATGACAGTGCGTGAAGGCGGAATGATTCGCCCAGGCGCTAGTGCAGAGCTAGATGCCATGAACGAGGACATCAAGGAACGCCGCGAATGGATTGCTTCTTTGGAAGGTCGTGAACGCGAACGTCTTGGAATCCCGAGTCTCAAGGTCGGTTACAACCGCGTGTTCGGATACTACATCGAAATCACGAAGGCGCAGATGGCAAAGGCCACGCAGCCGATTCCGGACGAGTATATCCGCAAGCAGACGACGGTGAACGGCGAACGCTATATCACGCCCGAGATGAAGGAATGTGAATCCGTCATCAGCAATGCCGAAGTCAACATCCATGCGCTGGAATACAAGATTTTCTGCGAACTTCGCGAACGCGTGAACAGCTGGCGTGCCGAACTCCAGGGCATTGCCGATGCAATTGCTCGCGTCGATAGTTTGTACAGCTTTGCCCGTGCGGCACGTAAGTACAATTACGTTTGCCCGGAAGTTTTTGACGGGACGGGTATTGAAATTCGCGGCGGTTTCCATCCGGTGATTGTCGCGGTGAATCCTGATTTGAACTTTGTCCCGAATGATGTGACGCTCTCGCCGGACGGTACGCGACTGATGCTCATCACCGGCCCGAACATGGCCGGTAAATCGACGTACTTGCGCCAGACGGGGCTCATTGTGCTCATGGCGCAGATTGGCTGCTTTGTGCCTGCCGAAAGTGCGCGCATTGGTGTGGTGGACCGCATCTTTACGCGTGTGGGCGCGAGCGACCGCTTGAGCCGTGGCCTCAGTACGTTCATGGTCGAGATGATCGAAACGGCGAACATCCTCCGCAATGCGACGCCGCATAGCCTTGTGCTGCTCGATGAAATCGGTCGCGGTACGAGTACGTTTGACGGCCTCTCGATTGCGTGGGCGATTGTCGAGACGCTCCACAGCGAGCCTGCCCGCATGGCGCTCACGCTGTTTGCAACGCACTATCACGAATTGACGGGGCTTGTGGAATCGTTGGAACATGCCGGAAACTTCCAGGTCGCTGTGCAAGAGAAGGGCGACAAGCTCACGTTCTTGCACAAGATTCTTGAAGGCGCTTGCGATTCGAGCTATGGCATTCACGTGGCCGAGATGGCGGGGCTCCCACCTAACGTGGTGCGCCGAGCTCGCAAGATTTTGCTCCGTTTGGAAAAGCAGAAGATTGACCCGAGTGACGAGGCGCAAAACAAGAAAATCAAGGCGCAGCCGCAGATGGACTTGTTTGCACCGCCAGACGAAAATACGCTCTTGCTCAAGGATGAAATTCGCAGGCTCAAGCCCGAGGAAATGACTCCGATGCAAGCGCTGCAACGCCTCATGGACCTGAAGGAAAATTACGGGAAATAATGATCGATTTCGCGGCTTTAATGAACTTTGCTTTTGAGAATCGGCTCTACGAGTCCGAGGTTCATGGCATTGAGCATTGGCATCAGGTGGAGTACAATGGGCTCCTCCTGGCGAAAAAGACTGGCGCCGACATTGACGTAGTGCGCTTGTTTGCGATTTTTCACGACTCGCAGCGTTTGGATGATGCATACGACCGTGAACATGGTGCACGCGGCGCAGAATTTGCAAAGCGTTGCCGCGAGGAAAAGCTTTTTGAATTGGACGATGAACGCTTTGGCTGGCTCTATGATGCGTGCCGCCTCCACACGATTCAGCCGCGTACGGGAATTGTTACGATAGACACGTGCTTTGATGCGGACCGTCTGGATTTGGGCCGTGTCGGGTTCCCGCTGAATCCTGAAAAAATGGCGACGGAATGGGGTGCAAAAATAGCCCAGAAGTCTCTCACTTCGGGCTATTCCGTATTCCACATGCGCGAGTGGATCCGCAAATTGGCGCTTTAATTATTCCTTAATTGCCTGGAACGTGCAGCTGATTTCAACAGCGACGTTCTTCGGGAGTGTTGAAACGCCAACAGCCGTACGGGCGTGCTTCCCGTTTTCACCGAGAATCTGTACAGCAAGTTCGCTAGCGCCATTCAGCACAATCGGCTGGTCGTGGAAATCGTTTGCGGATTGCACAAATCCCTGAATCTGAACGAGGCGGAGTGTTTCGCCGGCTTTCAACTGCGTGAGGGCGGCTGCAATGTTGTTCAAGAAGCAAATCTGTGCCGCTTCCTTTGCCTTTTCCACAGAAATCTGGTTCGGAACAACGCCGGTAAAGGCGGAAAAATCGCCCTTTACAGACGGCAACTGCCCAGAAACAATAATCGTATCGCCAAAGCGCGTTGCCGGGACATAAGCGGCAACTGGTGCGGGGCAGGCGGGGAGCGTCAGCCCCAATTCTTGGAATTTAGAGACAATTTGACTCATGTAATCTCCTTGTTTTTGCGCCTTTAATATACAATAATTGAAGCGCGTTTGGGACGTTTATGCCCCGCTAATTAAAAAGCCCGCACGTTTTTACGTGCGGGTATATTTTAAGGCTATTGTTGGCGATTACTTCTTTTCGACGAGTTCCGTAGCGAGCTTCTTCATTCCGTTGAAGTCCCACTTGCCGCTGCCGAGCTTCGGGATGGCTTCGACGACAAACACGGAACCCGGCTGCATGAGTGGCGGAATGCCCGACTTGCGGAGGCTTCTCGAGATATCTTCGGTGTCGAGTGTTGCATCGCCCTTGACGAGGAGCACGATGCGTTCGCCCTTCACAGAATCCGGAACGGCGGTAATGGCAAATTCGTGTTCTCCCATGATGCCTGTTTCTGCAATGCGGAGTTCCACGGCGGTAAGCGAAATCATTTCGCCGCCGAGCTTTGCGAAGCGGCTGTAGCGGCCGAGAATCTTGACGAAGCCGTCTTCGGTGATGGTACACTTGTCTCCGGTCTTGTACCAGCGACGCCCATCGACTTCAAAAATGACGGCGTCTGTTTTTGCTTCATCGCGGAGGTAACCCTTCATCACTTGCGGGCCTGTGATGACGAGCATGCCTTCTTCGCCCGGTGCGAGGAACTGGTTCGTTTCCGGATCGATGATGGCGCCTGTTGAACCAGGGACAACCATGCCGATGCTCGAGTGGTCGCAGCACTTTTCCATCGTCAAGAAGTCGTCGAGCAATACGTTCGGGGCGTTGAGCGTGGCAAGCGGCGTGAGTTCCGTACAGCCGTAGCCTTCGTAAATGTCTTTGCCGAACTTGAGCTTGAAGGTCTCGCGCATTTCGGGGCGGAGCTTTTCTGCACCGGCAATCACGTAGCGCAAAGAGTCGAGGCACATAGGGTGTACCCAGCGGTTGATGGCGATGGCGCGGAGGAACGTCGGGGTGCCCATGAGGATGGTTGCCTTGTATTCGGCGCATACGCGGGCAAGAGTCTTGATGTCGGTCGGGTCGGGGCAGAGCACCATCGGCACACCGTCCAAAAGCGGCATCATGAATGTCATCGTAAAGCCAAACGAATGGAACAGCGGGAGGAGCGATGCCATCACGTCGGTGCGGCAAAGCCTGATGACGTGGTCTCCTTGCTGAGCGTTCGAAATGACGTTTTTGTGCGTGAGTTCTACACCCTTCGGTGTACCTTCAGAACCGGAACTGAACAAGATAACGGCATCATCGGTTAACTTAGACGTGGTGAACCAGAGGTCTCTCAAAAGTTTCTTGGGGAACGTTAAGACGATGAACGATTCGAGCAGACGGCAGAATGTGCTGATTTTCTGTTCTTCTTCGTCGATGTAGAACATCTGGCATTTTTCGGCAAGCTGCTTGAAGTCGGCGTTCTTGCCGCAGAGCTTGTCAAAGAAGGCTCGGGACGTGACAATTGTCGAAAGTTCAGCCTTGTCGATGCAGCCGATAAGCGTGTCGACGGGCGAGGTGTAGTTCAAGTTGACCGTCGTCTTTCCGCAGCCGAGAATAGACATAATGCCGAGGGCTGCGTCGCGGCTCGTGGGGAGCATGAAGCCTACGTTCTGGTCGTTCTTGGTGAGCGATTTGATTTTCTTGCTGAAGTGGTGGCAGAGGCGGATCATCTCGTAACCATTCACGTGGCGGCCGGCCGGATCAATCAATATTGGGCGGGAACGGCGCTTGCGCATCGCGCGGTACCAGAGCGGGATGATACTTGCGGAATGGTCCATCGCCATGTTCCAGATGTCGGTTCCCAGGTTCTGCAAGTCCTTGCGGATCACGTTTTCGGGCGTGGTGGCGGGGAGAGCCTTGCCGAAACCTACGCTGATGACTCGGTTGAAATACTGCGGGCGGTTTACGCATTCGGAGGCGTGGCTGTAGCGGCTGCCCCAAAGACCTTGTATGTAGAACGGGACGATTTGGGCTTCGGTGCCTTCAATAGCCTTTGTGTAATCGAGCGAGAATTTGGAAACAAATGGCGTCTTGGAAACTTCGCCTTCGGGGAAGATGACCACCGCTTCGCCCTTCAATAGCGCTTCGTGGATTTTTTCCATGGCTTCGCTGGGGTCGCGGCGGTTGATGTTGATGACCGACTTGCCGTGAGAGAACCAGCGCAAATACCAGTCGGCAAAGGTGTTGCGGTTGCTCGCGATGAGGAGCGTGCGCGGAGATGCCATCTGGAGCACTGCCCAGTCGATGAAGCTAAAGTGCGGACCCACCAAAAGGAGCGGGCCGGATTCGGGCATGTTCTGGATGCCGTGGACCTTGACCTTATAGCGGAACACGTATGAGAATGCAAAGCGGAGCCCAGCGCGGAGGAGCGTCATCGGGGTGCGCTTGAGCGTGAACACGAACGTGAGGGCGAGGATCACAGCGAGGAAGAATAGCTGT
The DNA window shown above is from Fibrobacter sp. UWB2 and carries:
- the murA gene encoding UDP-N-acetylglucosamine 1-carboxyvinyltransferase, translated to MDQFIVPQVKAPVNGEVEISGAKNAVLAVMAAALLADGVSEITNVPHLKDMKTMSDVLRVIGCHINGGSHVLKIDTRGVDHLEAPYELVKTMRASFYVLGPLVARFGRCRVSLPGGCAWGPRPVDLHLKGLEALGAKITVTHGYVEATCEGRLPGGNFNFPISSVGATVNVLMAATLAKGVSVLQNAALEPEIDNLIDFLTSMGAKIQGRGTRTLTVQGVESLRPGTGVTIPDRIEAGTFLCAAAITRGRVKVTRIIPEHIASTLDAFREIGCKVNVGADWAEVDARQQELKPMSLVTLPFPGFPTDMQAPFMATLLSIPGNSLVQDTVYNDRFKHVAELERLGASIQLNGNTATIKGGLPLEGADIMGSDLRASAALVLAGLIAEGETTISRIYHLDRGYEDFEAKMAKIGATVKRFNPDARDE
- a CDS encoding RDD family protein, whose amino-acid sequence is MKWFYIDTSITDGDRRQGPYSIDEIRDFVNEGKIKDETLVWHSGETNWKAWKDFPEASEPPEPTEEELLKQTIETLLQGRMQRKRFAGFFVRANAFIIDNLILSVVGAIFLYIISLAGMLDLSAASEIANQYIENPTSTELVSKALELPGMSTFFTIWSVVQAIYFIVFHAVWGATPGKKLMRIHVEMANGEKLSWAFSIFRFVASIVTQATLIFYGLGYLIVLIDPQKRALHDFIAQTRVVHNAIEQKEKKEV
- the rapA gene encoding RNA polymerase-associated protein RapA, translating into MMMFKIGQRYVSQAEPTLGLGIVSEVQGRTVKILFPSIGQARIYRTDEAPIERFVLQVGETVKSEKGVSFVVDSVREDAGIMVYVGRNGKEMKESELSAKISTARPAVLFKALADDEVCSSRDFLRHEDAMEMYYKWISSPVRGMIGPRVNMIPHQYYLCYRACSSSTLPRLMLSDEVGLGKTIEAGMIWHALKSRGRIQRTLVIVPETLKHQWMIEMKRRFNQLFTLVDEGYIRGLFVGVAKDETKPNPFMQSNDIIVSIDFLMAQPALIEDLLKTNWDMTIIDEAHHLVCEDGFTSHEYMLANRVIGRSKGVLLLTGTPLQLHPESQFNRLKMLDPVRFADYNDFIKDQEAYLKLVRDLNKLPTDPNHHMSWDDLYECVPKNSQIRPWLEQENSKSMTAGEWMRRIVDGMGTGSVVFRNTRKGVGGFPKRVLDEIPLEPNPAYREMVDVAADRDLEASTDIQENGLLCTRFSDAWAMDERFVWLKGFLKEYKNEKVLLICESIQVVQALETLLLEFLGEGAFVMFHEDMSIMARDKAAANFSKPDGANLLIASEIGSEGRNFQFSHHLVLFDLPLDAALVEQRIGRLDRIGQDKDIIIHVPYVKGSGQEVMFRWYNEGLNSFGAPLMSGGELFLKYTESLIEALATPRASLENFVKNVIPQVKKDCEQMRKHIENGRDRLLEFNSRNPEKAKEITDEIRELDAEPELKNLVFDSLMNRGLDVEKSSVQDCFLITMGPQVEAGSVPGMPDLAMAAASAGGGRVNSQTDLCGEGGGDGDGDGRVSGGTCMTVTFDRDVAMTHDDIEFISLDHPLAQGVFDYETSFGRGTVSCAIWPNSGLRGLMMQYNFAVELPVSEEWGCADIAGPKYFKVLVNAKGENMSGYFDALSNAALKDVGVPQGNAAVDMTLRYFAKDGLAKARLIVSEQAKKYAEEAANAVEARSEQEYQRMNHLLSMRGKAGTSEALKQLRKNVQERKKIVANPQLRLDAIRLVVCK
- the proB gene encoding glutamate 5-kinase, coding for MSELRKNILDEARRVVVKIGSRILVDSERGGVRTRYIQKLADSVARLMDAGKEVVIVTSGAVGTGMAELGYKQKPTVLAEKQACAAVGQIDLMYAYREMFRWVQLSVGQILLSAEDFRDRARYKNLQNTIKAMLARKIVPIINENDSLAVAEIKVGDNDKLSSDVALFLDADLLLIFTDEDGLFDDNPKKNPNARLLNFVPEITPAILALAGKPGEAGSAVSTGGMRSKLEAIRNVTKSGANAFLASGMKVLPHQVFFENATGTLFAGSKKKLNSRQRWLSFITTPRGSVIVDEGGVKALRENHSSLLPVGVIAVQKHFDKGDLIEVQDEKKNPVARGVAGFDSETLKLVLRKKTAQVHEILGKNVPDELIHKNDLVVF
- the scpB gene encoding SMC-Scp complex subunit ScpB is translated as MAEDQNVEELAEESAELPKVESREDLARIIQALVFASPDVVTLKKLREILGDFLDARSVADALITANDSLNKIQSPFEIVEQAGGYRFRTRAKYYPWVRKLFPEANARRLSQAALETLAVIAYQQPITKAAIEQVRGVSSADGPIRNLLDKGFITLGARAETVGNPYTYVTTQEFLKYFGINRIPEDLPRLREFSELLEAGALVPQYSKPDNAPEEPTPLEESTDQIELSMGDA